The following proteins come from a genomic window of Galactobacillus timonensis:
- a CDS encoding DUF5662 family protein: MDNTVQPSLWKRFWGHLATVHHHRALVRKYCFRCGLYWQGLVHDLSKYSPQEFIPSVRYFQGNRSPYAYEKELYGIAPGWLHHKGHNKHHWEYWTDCIKGRWVPMEMPEKYIVESFCDRIAASKTYKKEAYTNDAPLAYFQRVREGGLLAKRTERELEGMLTMLAEKGEDETFRIIRECLKKHTGIYGD, encoded by the coding sequence ATGGATAACACAGTTCAGCCATCACTCTGGAAACGTTTCTGGGGACATCTTGCCACAGTCCACCATCATCGTGCCCTGGTACGGAAATACTGTTTCCGCTGCGGCCTCTATTGGCAGGGTCTGGTCCATGACCTTTCCAAATACAGTCCGCAGGAATTCATCCCTTCCGTCCGTTACTTCCAGGGCAACCGTTCCCCCTATGCCTATGAAAAGGAACTGTACGGCATCGCCCCCGGCTGGCTCCATCACAAAGGCCATAACAAGCACCATTGGGAATACTGGACCGACTGCATCAAAGGCAGATGGGTTCCCATGGAAATGCCTGAAAAGTACATCGTCGAATCGTTCTGCGACCGCATCGCCGCCAGTAAGACCTACAAGAAAGAGGCATACACCAACGACGCTCCCCTGGCCTACTTCCAGCGCGTCAGGGAAGGCGGACTGCTGGCAAAGAGAACGGAGCGCGAACTGGAAGGCATGTTAACGATGCTTGCCGAAAAAGGCGAAGACGAAACCTTCCGCATCATACGCGAATGTCTGAAAAAGCATACCGGAATCTATGGAGACTGA
- the xseB gene encoding exodeoxyribonuclease VII small subunit — MAKKELTFEQAMDRLEVIVQELEKNEKPLDETVDLFEEGLNLVKTCNARLSSFETKIEELSGKKETEDDGEGN; from the coding sequence ATGGCAAAGAAGGAACTGACGTTTGAGCAGGCGATGGACCGTCTCGAAGTGATTGTTCAGGAGCTTGAGAAGAACGAGAAGCCGCTCGATGAGACGGTTGATCTGTTTGAGGAAGGGCTGAATCTTGTGAAGACGTGCAATGCCCGCCTTTCCAGCTTTGAAACGAAGATTGAGGAACTATCCGGTAAGAAGGAGACTGAGGATGACGGTGAAGGAAATTGA
- a CDS encoding (2Fe-2S) ferredoxin domain-containing protein, with protein sequence MKSVADLIRMRDEARKKVDLREGDKDYRVVVGMATCGIAAGARPVLNRLVEETAAHDYNCIVTQTGCIGMCSYEPIVEVYGKDGSHTTYVHMTPDKAARVLEEHVGHGTVVEEYTVDAARRKEGN encoded by the coding sequence ATGAAAAGTGTTGCAGATCTGATCCGGATGCGGGACGAAGCCAGAAAGAAGGTGGACCTGCGTGAAGGAGACAAGGACTACCGCGTCGTCGTCGGCATGGCGACCTGCGGAATCGCAGCCGGCGCAAGGCCGGTACTCAACCGGCTCGTCGAAGAAACGGCGGCGCACGATTACAACTGCATCGTGACGCAGACCGGCTGTATCGGCATGTGCAGCTACGAGCCGATCGTCGAAGTATACGGCAAGGATGGCAGCCATACGACCTATGTCCACATGACGCCCGACAAGGCCGCCAGAGTTCTGGAAGAACATGTCGGCCATGGCACAGTCGTCGAAGAATATACCGTCGATGCGGCCCGCAGGAAAGAGGGGAACTGA
- a CDS encoding NADH-dependent [FeFe] hydrogenase, group A6, with translation MTEVHLKIDGRVVTAQKGDTVLTAARNAGIHIPTLCYLKGINESGNCRVCLVEVKKARTLLSACTTPVSEGMEVLTHSERVLEGRRNTVELMISNHNMDCLHCIRDQNCELQKLARDLGVRDTKFSGEHTQPAYDDFSYGIVRDTSKCVLCQRCIETCRKVQGLGILGLENRGFKTIVAPVFNSSMADVDCMQCGQCVINCPVGALAEKENIRDVIQALNDPKKIVVVQTAPAVRASLGEEFGMPIGTRVTGKMVAALHRCGFDRVYDTNFGADLTIMEEGNELLERLNHGGVLPMFTSCSPGWVRYMEYEYPQLLPHLSTSKSPHMMFGAIVKSYWAKLHGIDPKDIFVVSIMPCIAKKSEIKRPECKTAAYTDVDAVLTTRECARLIRMFGIDFADLPDEEFDPDLLGDYTGAGVIFGASGGVMEAALRTVKQKLEGKKLEKVDFLECRGMQGVKEAEIEIAGQKMWIAITSSMTAAKPLLEEVKNGTSKYTFIEVMGCPGGCINGGGQSIVPSSIKNGKLGMGYKELRMKALYDEDVEMPLRVSSDNPQIQELYSKYLGQPGSEKAEQLLHTSYSRKEKFPKLDA, from the coding sequence ATGACAGAGGTACATCTGAAAATTGACGGCCGTGTCGTAACGGCGCAGAAGGGTGACACGGTTCTGACCGCCGCCCGCAATGCCGGTATTCATATTCCTACCCTGTGCTATCTCAAGGGAATCAATGAGAGCGGCAACTGCCGCGTCTGCCTGGTGGAAGTCAAGAAGGCACGGACACTGTTAAGTGCCTGCACGACACCTGTCAGCGAAGGCATGGAGGTATTGACCCACAGTGAGCGTGTCCTGGAAGGAAGACGCAACACCGTGGAACTGATGATCTCAAACCATAATATGGACTGCCTCCACTGCATTCGTGATCAGAACTGTGAGCTGCAGAAGCTGGCCAGGGATCTTGGCGTGCGTGATACGAAGTTTTCCGGCGAACATACGCAGCCTGCCTACGATGATTTCAGCTATGGCATTGTCCGTGACACAAGCAAGTGCGTTCTGTGTCAGCGGTGCATCGAGACGTGCCGCAAGGTGCAGGGACTGGGAATCCTGGGCCTGGAGAACCGCGGTTTCAAGACCATCGTTGCCCCGGTCTTCAATTCATCGATGGCCGATGTCGACTGCATGCAGTGCGGTCAGTGTGTCATTAATTGTCCGGTTGGTGCATTAGCGGAAAAGGAAAATATCCGTGATGTGATCCAGGCCCTCAATGATCCAAAGAAGATCGTCGTCGTGCAGACGGCGCCGGCGGTACGGGCATCCCTTGGCGAAGAGTTCGGCATGCCGATCGGTACGCGCGTCACCGGTAAGATGGTTGCGGCTCTGCACCGGTGCGGATTCGACCGTGTGTATGATACGAACTTCGGCGCGGATCTGACGATCATGGAGGAAGGCAACGAGCTTCTGGAGCGGCTGAATCATGGCGGCGTTCTGCCGATGTTTACGTCCTGTTCGCCAGGCTGGGTGCGCTACATGGAATACGAGTATCCCCAGCTTCTGCCGCACCTTTCGACATCAAAGTCTCCGCATATGATGTTCGGCGCGATCGTGAAATCGTACTGGGCGAAGCTGCATGGCATTGACCCGAAGGACATCTTCGTTGTCAGTATCATGCCCTGCATTGCCAAGAAATCCGAGATCAAGCGTCCCGAGTGCAAAACAGCAGCCTATACCGATGTTGATGCGGTGCTGACGACCCGTGAATGTGCGCGTCTGATCCGTATGTTCGGCATCGACTTTGCCGACCTGCCGGATGAGGAATTTGACCCCGATCTGCTTGGCGACTATACGGGTGCCGGCGTCATCTTCGGTGCTTCCGGGGGCGTAATGGAAGCCGCCTTGCGGACCGTGAAGCAGAAGCTGGAAGGAAAGAAGCTTGAGAAGGTAGACTTCCTGGAGTGTCGTGGCATGCAGGGCGTCAAGGAGGCCGAGATTGAGATCGCCGGTCAGAAGATGTGGATCGCGATCACTTCATCCATGACCGCTGCAAAGCCGCTGCTGGAGGAAGTGAAGAACGGCACCTCGAAGTATACGTTCATTGAGGTTATGGGCTGCCCGGGCGGCTGTATCAACGGCGGCGGCCAGAGCATCGTTCCCAGCTCCATCAAGAACGGGAAGCTCGGTATGGGCTACAAGGAATTGCGCATGAAGGCTCTTTATGATGAAGATGTAGAGATGCCGCTGCGGGTATCGAGCGATAATCCGCAGATTCAGGAGCTTTACAGCAAATACCTTGGACAGCCGGGCAGTGAGAAGGCTGAACAGCTGCTTCATACGTCCTATTCCAGAAAAGAAAAGTTCCCGAAACTCGATGCTTGA
- a CDS encoding [Fe-Fe] hydrogenase large subunit C-terminal domain-containing protein — translation MTLKTTVTYTLSRCVKCLRCIQSCPTSALSMQNNRIRIDQNLCLNCGQCIRTCQSKGLSAQGSTLADITNYDLTVCLVPSAFTTRCSSGFEARQMFYALKKIGFDEVVDLSPYEGRIHDEFVTAASTELGTSITSFCPVINRLIQLQYPILAEAQAALRYPSEAAARDLRQRMKGQGTVGIFLLCECEAKLALAKYPYGNSEYEVDHAMSSVDLMPVLRKHLSEGVDELTLCPQGLLTANPSQLEDDTDFLVVDGLERCGSVLSMLEFNQLPMYRGMELYACANGCIGGHLLWGNSYAARKNTSVLINDLRHKETAVLSSSALHVSEKAFFTSDTRTFQEKLAAFQKIQQILEQLPGFDCSACGFQTCRKMAEMIVEGKRTLNDCRVLAAENNPKEDSA, via the coding sequence ATGACATTGAAAACAACAGTTACCTATACATTATCGCGATGTGTCAAGTGCCTGCGTTGTATACAAAGCTGTCCAACGTCTGCTTTGAGCATGCAGAACAACCGGATCCGGATCGATCAGAATCTGTGTCTCAACTGCGGCCAGTGCATCCGTACCTGCCAGTCCAAGGGCCTCAGCGCCCAGGGCAGTACGCTTGCCGATATCACGAATTATGATCTGACTGTCTGTCTTGTTCCATCCGCATTTACGACCCGGTGCTCCTCTGGCTTTGAGGCGCGGCAGATGTTCTATGCTCTCAAAAAGATCGGGTTTGATGAAGTCGTTGATTTATCGCCCTATGAGGGAAGAATCCATGACGAATTTGTTACGGCAGCATCCACGGAACTCGGGACATCGATTACATCCTTCTGCCCCGTGATCAACCGGCTGATCCAGCTGCAGTATCCCATACTTGCAGAAGCACAGGCGGCGCTACGCTATCCTTCGGAAGCCGCTGCCCGTGACCTTCGTCAGCGCATGAAAGGGCAGGGAACCGTTGGAATCTTCCTGCTCTGTGAATGTGAAGCAAAGCTTGCCCTGGCAAAATATCCCTACGGAAACAGTGAATACGAAGTGGACCACGCCATGTCCTCCGTCGATCTGATGCCGGTGCTGCGGAAACATCTGAGTGAAGGTGTCGATGAACTGACCCTCTGCCCCCAAGGGCTGCTGACGGCAAATCCTTCCCAGTTGGAAGATGATACGGACTTTCTGGTCGTGGACGGGCTTGAGCGCTGCGGCAGCGTGCTGTCCATGCTGGAATTCAATCAGCTTCCCATGTACCGGGGCATGGAACTGTATGCCTGTGCCAATGGCTGTATCGGCGGCCATCTACTCTGGGGCAACAGCTATGCGGCGAGGAAGAATACGTCCGTTTTGATCAATGATCTGAGGCATAAGGAAACCGCAGTTCTTTCTTCCTCTGCTCTGCATGTGTCAGAGAAGGCGTTTTTCACTTCCGATACGCGCACCTTTCAAGAGAAGCTTGCCGCCTTTCAGAAGATCCAGCAGATCCTGGAACAGCTGCCCGGCTTTGACTGCAGCGCCTGCGGTTTTCAGACCTGCCGCAAGATGGCGGAAATGATCGTTGAAGGCAAACGTACGCTGAATGACTGCCGTGTTCTTGCGGCAGAGAACAATCCAAAGGAGGATTCCGCATGA
- the nusB gene encoding transcription antitermination factor NusB, producing MDHKVDRKKDREKAMIAVYQNLIMPRDVQELLDDNFTAEEQEGDPYIMQVVKQSIANMDRYHGYIDKVLDDWSFDRLGYVEQAILLNGCAEFDLKQIEAAVIINEYIELAKRFCEPDSYKLINGVLDRV from the coding sequence GTGGATCATAAAGTCGACCGTAAAAAAGACCGTGAAAAGGCAATGATTGCCGTGTATCAGAATCTGATCATGCCGCGGGATGTGCAGGAACTCCTGGATGACAATTTCACCGCAGAGGAACAGGAAGGTGATCCGTATATCATGCAGGTCGTGAAGCAGTCCATCGCCAACATGGATCGCTATCACGGATACATTGACAAGGTTCTCGACGATTGGTCGTTTGATCGGCTTGGCTATGTGGAGCAGGCGATTCTTTTGAACGGATGCGCGGAGTTCGATCTGAAGCAGATCGAAGCTGCCGTCATCATCAATGAATACATTGAGCTTGCAAAGCGGTTCTGTGAACCGGATTCCTACAAACTGATCAACGGCGTACTCGATCGGGTATGA
- a CDS encoding PHP domain-containing protein: MHYDLHIHSCLSPCADDSMTPHNICNMAKIKGLDLIAVTDHNSMRQQKMVLEAAKQCGIRILYGVEMQSLEEVHCLAYFNSLKQVDAFQKWIDKHLPAVANDPNWFGHQIICDEDDEPEAYEQRLLLVSLDCDLSACVSAVHRLGGVAVAAHVMGRENSVMTQLGFLPQNLAFDGLETRNEEERTEMIRLHPWLKDRDCLWLINSDAHQLIDISEAQYSLSGSAAERLGVQNA, encoded by the coding sequence ATGCATTACGATCTCCACATTCACAGCTGCCTGTCTCCATGTGCCGATGATTCGATGACGCCGCACAATATCTGCAACATGGCAAAGATCAAAGGTCTCGATCTGATCGCCGTGACGGATCATAACAGCATGCGCCAGCAGAAGATGGTCTTGGAAGCTGCGAAACAGTGCGGCATCCGCATCCTGTATGGCGTCGAGATGCAGAGCCTTGAAGAAGTACACTGCCTGGCTTATTTCAACAGTCTTAAGCAGGTGGATGCCTTCCAGAAGTGGATCGATAAACATCTGCCTGCGGTTGCCAATGATCCCAACTGGTTCGGTCATCAGATCATCTGCGATGAAGATGATGAACCGGAAGCGTACGAGCAGCGCCTGTTGCTGGTGTCGCTGGATTGCGACCTGTCGGCCTGTGTCAGTGCCGTGCACCGGCTGGGCGGAGTTGCGGTAGCTGCCCATGTCATGGGCAGAGAAAACTCCGTAATGACGCAGCTTGGCTTCCTGCCGCAGAATCTTGCGTTTGATGGTCTTGAAACCAGGAATGAAGAGGAGAGAACGGAAATGATACGGCTTCATCCATGGCTGAAGGATCGTGACTGCCTGTGGCTTATCAACTCGGATGCCCATCAGCTGATCGATATCAGTGAGGCACAGTATTCTCTTTCCGGATCTGCTGCAGAAAGGCTGGGAGTTCAGAATGCTTGA
- the xseA gene encoding exodeoxyribonuclease VII large subunit, with protein MSEKAVSVSALVRYLKGKIDSDARLQGLLIEGEISNFKPYNSGHWYFSLKDSYAQIRCVMFASYNRRTAFRPKDGDKVIVRAHATVYEGRGELQVMVVSMTPAGIGDLYLQFEQLKKKLAAEGLFDEAHKKPLVRYPFRIALVTGKNTAARADVLNTLGRRWPVARIDEYPVLVQGTESAGQIIAALQLIDTRGYDVILLVRGGGSIEDLWSFNDEQLARTIYALKTPIVTGVGHEVDFTIVDFVSDRRAPTPTGAAEVCAPNLADVLQDLEIKKQRMNQAVQVRMAKEEEHLRVLKSSAVFTDPTRLYAQQELQLQAVSEQFMRQLHGKTAGLKAEMQVLAARMETAVQASTADRKLEVEQIRQRMDSAVNLRDQMEQKNLAGAAKLLDAYSPLKVLDRGYAIVQNESGVMKTSKGIQPGDDVHIRLAEGGFQAKVSAVDKEG; from the coding sequence ATGAGTGAGAAGGCTGTCAGTGTTTCAGCTCTTGTACGTTATCTGAAAGGGAAAATCGACTCTGATGCGCGTCTTCAGGGTCTTTTAATCGAAGGCGAAATATCCAACTTCAAGCCCTACAACAGCGGACACTGGTACTTTTCACTCAAGGATTCCTATGCCCAGATCCGCTGCGTCATGTTCGCTTCCTATAATCGCCGCACAGCCTTTCGCCCCAAAGACGGTGACAAGGTAATTGTCCGTGCCCATGCGACGGTATATGAGGGCCGCGGCGAGCTTCAGGTCATGGTTGTATCGATGACGCCGGCCGGAATCGGTGATCTTTATCTTCAGTTTGAGCAGCTGAAGAAGAAGCTGGCTGCGGAAGGTCTGTTTGATGAGGCCCATAAGAAGCCGCTGGTGCGCTATCCGTTTCGTATTGCGCTGGTGACAGGGAAAAATACGGCAGCCCGTGCCGATGTGCTCAATACGCTCGGCCGCCGCTGGCCGGTTGCCAGAATCGATGAATATCCTGTCCTTGTGCAGGGCACCGAAAGTGCGGGACAGATCATTGCGGCGTTACAATTGATCGATACCAGAGGCTATGATGTCATTCTTCTTGTCCGGGGCGGCGGATCGATCGAGGATCTTTGGTCGTTCAACGATGAGCAGCTTGCCCGCACGATCTATGCCCTGAAAACGCCGATCGTTACCGGAGTTGGTCATGAGGTGGACTTTACGATCGTCGACTTTGTCAGCGATCGCCGGGCACCGACACCGACCGGAGCTGCAGAAGTATGTGCACCGAATCTTGCGGATGTTCTGCAGGATCTTGAAATCAAAAAACAGCGGATGAACCAGGCGGTACAGGTACGCATGGCTAAGGAGGAGGAACATCTCCGTGTGCTGAAGAGTTCGGCGGTATTTACGGATCCTACCCGTCTCTATGCGCAGCAGGAGCTGCAGCTGCAGGCTGTCAGTGAACAGTTCATGCGCCAGCTTCATGGAAAGACCGCCGGCCTGAAGGCAGAGATGCAGGTGCTGGCGGCCCGTATGGAGACTGCTGTGCAGGCATCCACCGCTGATCGGAAGCTGGAAGTGGAACAGATCCGCCAGCGTATGGACAGTGCGGTAAATCTGCGGGATCAGATGGAACAGAAGAATCTTGCCGGTGCGGCAAAGCTGCTGGATGCGTATTCGCCACTCAAGGTTCTGGATCGTGGCTATGCGATCGTTCAGAACGAAAGCGGCGTTATGAAAACAAGTAAAGGGATTCAGCCCGGGGATGATGTACATATTCGTCTTGCCGAGGGCGGATTTCAGGCAAAGGTATCGGCAGTAGATAAGGAAGGGTGA
- a CDS encoding polyprenyl synthetase family protein, producing the protein MTVKEIEQLLEESLKSLPDCRVRDAMHYSLLGGGKRIRPLLLFYALNGYGVDEKAGIPFATGLEMIQTYSLIHDDLPAMDNDDLRRGQPTCHKKFDEATAILAGDGLLTEAFYQCARSDQPAERVVKCISILSEMAGPAGMVYGQCLDTLENPQYDWDMLKKVHRYKTGCLLASPLMMAAVLAGKDDAVVSKWQKIGFELGLAFQIQDDILDETKSAAELGKSNSDERNHKVTSVSLLGMERAKQVMEQLYEGCCTEMEQMGDFDATEICGFVRRIAARQM; encoded by the coding sequence ATGACGGTGAAGGAAATTGAACAGCTGCTGGAGGAAAGCCTGAAGTCTTTACCGGACTGTCGGGTCAGGGATGCGATGCATTACTCACTGCTCGGTGGAGGAAAACGGATTCGTCCGCTGCTGCTGTTCTATGCGCTGAACGGCTATGGCGTGGATGAAAAGGCCGGTATTCCCTTTGCGACGGGTCTTGAAATGATTCAGACGTATTCGTTGATTCATGATGATCTTCCTGCCATGGATAATGATGATCTTCGCCGTGGGCAGCCGACGTGTCATAAGAAATTTGATGAAGCGACCGCGATTCTTGCGGGTGACGGCCTGTTGACGGAGGCGTTTTATCAGTGTGCCAGAAGCGATCAGCCGGCAGAGCGCGTTGTCAAATGCATTTCCATTCTTTCGGAAATGGCGGGGCCGGCCGGGATGGTATATGGCCAGTGTCTCGATACGCTGGAAAATCCGCAATACGACTGGGATATGCTGAAGAAGGTTCACCGTTATAAGACCGGCTGTCTGCTGGCGTCGCCCTTGATGATGGCGGCCGTCCTTGCGGGGAAGGATGATGCCGTGGTAAGCAAGTGGCAGAAGATCGGCTTTGAGCTTGGGCTTGCATTCCAGATTCAGGATGACATTCTGGATGAAACAAAGAGCGCTGCGGAACTTGGTAAATCCAATTCCGATGAGCGCAATCACAAAGTGACAAGCGTTTCGTTACTGGGGATGGAACGTGCGAAACAGGTGATGGAGCAGCTGTATGAAGGCTGCTGCACAGAAATGGAGCAGATGGGGGATTTTGACGCGACAGAAATCTGCGGCTTTGTTCGTAGAATTGCGGCGCGGCAGATGTAG
- a CDS encoding ATP-binding protein: MLEDLSMGIWELVNNSIAAGARNIDISLLADRDRDRLALTVKDDGCGMSPQLAKKVLDPFTTTRRTRRVGMGTSLLEETCTQCGGEMSVDSAPGKGTLIVCTFCASSIDLPPLGNIGEVMMAAVQANRQIRYLLRVGRDGKQFVFDSKEIADQLGGVPLDDPAVLLWIRDYINQEVQNIKEDGL; this comes from the coding sequence ATGCTTGAAGATCTTTCGATGGGAATCTGGGAGCTGGTCAATAACAGCATCGCCGCCGGCGCCAGGAACATTGACATTTCGCTGCTTGCCGACAGGGACCGTGACCGGCTGGCGCTAACGGTCAAAGATGATGGCTGCGGCATGAGTCCCCAGCTGGCAAAGAAGGTGCTCGATCCCTTTACGACAACCCGCCGCACGCGGCGCGTCGGCATGGGTACGTCGCTTCTCGAGGAAACATGCACGCAATGCGGCGGAGAAATGAGCGTAGACAGCGCCCCCGGCAAAGGAACATTGATTGTCTGTACCTTTTGTGCCAGCAGCATTGATCTTCCACCGTTAGGAAACATTGGCGAAGTGATGATGGCTGCCGTTCAGGCAAACCGGCAGATCCGTTACCTGCTGCGTGTTGGGCGTGACGGGAAGCAGTTTGTGTTTGATTCAAAGGAAATTGCGGATCAGCTTGGCGGCGTGCCGCTCGATGATCCGGCCGTACTTTTATGGATACGGGATTATATCAATCAGGAAGTTCAGAACATCAAGGAGGATGGGTTATGA
- the nuoF gene encoding NADH-quinone oxidoreductase subunit NuoF has translation MYRMNVMCCAGTGCTASKSGQIYDNFIETLKRYGLEDEVKVVKTGCFGLCQKGPIVAIYPDKIYYCHVKPEDVERIVSEHIYKGRVVTDLQLSDEDLHTHEKILDIDKIKFYEKQQRIVLRNCGKINPEDITEYIAVDGYQALGKALTEMTPQQVIDEIKASGLRGRGGAGFPTGVKWQFEKDQPGDEKYVICNADEGDPGAFMDRSLLEGDPHAVLEGMAIMGYAVGAHKGYIYIRAEYPIAVQRLKIAIKQAEDYGLLGRNILGSGFDFDIEIRLGAGAFVCGEETALIASIEGQRGMPRPKPPFPAVCGVWGKPTSINNVETLGNIAQILLHGANWFASIGTEKSKGTKVFALGGKIKNTGLVEVPMGTTLREIIYEIGGGCPNGKEFKAVQTGGPSGGCLTEKELDTPIDYDNLIAAGSMMGSGGMIVLDEDSCMVDVAKFYMEFIVDESCGKCTPCRVGTKRLLEMLTAITEGKGTMEMLDEMEKLCYEIKDTALCGLGQTAPNPILSTLHHFRDEYVAHIVDKHCPAGVCKALLTYQINPDLCRKCSLCSRSCPVGAISGEPGRTAYHIDTTKCIKCGSCMTSCRFGAVSRS, from the coding sequence ATGTACCGGATGAATGTCATGTGCTGTGCCGGCACCGGATGCACAGCCTCAAAGTCAGGACAGATCTACGACAACTTTATTGAAACGCTGAAGCGCTATGGCCTGGAAGATGAAGTCAAGGTCGTTAAGACCGGATGCTTCGGCCTGTGCCAGAAGGGACCGATCGTCGCCATCTACCCGGACAAAATCTACTATTGCCATGTGAAGCCGGAAGACGTGGAACGCATTGTTTCGGAGCACATCTACAAGGGCCGTGTCGTCACGGATCTGCAGCTGTCGGATGAAGACCTCCATACCCATGAAAAGATCCTCGACATTGACAAGATCAAGTTCTACGAAAAGCAGCAGCGCATCGTTCTGCGCAATTGCGGCAAGATCAACCCGGAAGACATCACGGAATACATTGCCGTCGATGGCTATCAGGCCCTTGGCAAGGCACTGACGGAAATGACGCCGCAGCAGGTCATCGATGAAATCAAAGCATCGGGACTGCGCGGCCGCGGCGGTGCCGGCTTCCCGACCGGCGTCAAGTGGCAGTTTGAAAAAGATCAGCCCGGCGATGAGAAGTATGTCATCTGCAACGCGGATGAGGGCGATCCGGGCGCATTCATGGACCGCTCCCTTCTGGAAGGGGATCCGCATGCGGTGCTGGAAGGCATGGCGATCATGGGATATGCGGTCGGCGCCCATAAGGGTTACATCTATATCCGTGCCGAATATCCGATTGCGGTTCAGCGTCTGAAGATCGCGATCAAGCAGGCGGAGGATTACGGACTGCTTGGCAGGAACATTCTTGGTTCAGGCTTTGACTTTGATATCGAGATCCGCCTTGGTGCAGGCGCCTTTGTCTGCGGCGAAGAAACGGCTCTGATCGCCTCCATTGAAGGTCAGCGCGGCATGCCCCGTCCCAAGCCTCCGTTCCCTGCGGTGTGCGGCGTCTGGGGCAAGCCGACGAGCATCAACAACGTCGAAACACTCGGCAATATTGCCCAGATCCTTCTGCATGGTGCCAACTGGTTCGCTTCCATCGGTACCGAAAAGTCCAAGGGAACCAAGGTCTTCGCCCTCGGCGGCAAGATCAAGAACACGGGTCTTGTCGAGGTTCCGATGGGCACGACGCTGCGCGAGATCATTTACGAGATCGGCGGCGGATGCCCTAACGGAAAGGAATTCAAGGCAGTACAGACTGGCGGTCCTTCGGGCGGCTGTCTGACCGAGAAGGAACTGGATACGCCGATCGACTATGACAACCTGATCGCGGCGGGCTCCATGATGGGATCGGGCGGCATGATTGTCCTCGATGAGGACAGCTGCATGGTCGATGTTGCCAAGTTCTATATGGAATTCATCGTTGACGAGTCATGCGGAAAATGTACGCCGTGCCGCGTCGGTACCAAGCGTCTGCTGGAGATGCTGACGGCGATTACCGAAGGCAAAGGCACCATGGAAATGCTCGATGAGATGGAGAAGCTGTGCTACGAGATCAAGGATACGGCTCTGTGCGGACTTGGTCAGACGGCACCGAACCCGATTCTCTCGACCCTTCATCATTTCCGGGATGAATACGTAGCTCATATTGTTGACAAGCACTGCCCGGCAGGCGTATGCAAGGCGCTGCTGACCTATCAGATCAATCCGGATCTCTGCCGCAAGTGCTCGCTGTGTTCGCGCAGCTGCCCGGTCGGCGCCATCAGCGGAGAGCCCGGCAGGACGGCATATCATATCGATACCACCAAGTGCATCAAATGCGGTTCGTGCATGACATCGTGCCGCTTCGGCGCAGTCAGCCGCAGCTAA
- a CDS encoding DRTGG domain-containing protein — translation MNVGQLIEKTGWTLVCGDVDKEIRGGWCGDLLSRVMGSGPLGSAWITVQAHRNVIAVASLREFACVIFAEGVKPDEALVNLAKQEHVTLIVSPLSIYETAKAMAALGI, via the coding sequence ATGAACGTTGGACAGCTGATTGAAAAAACGGGGTGGACATTGGTTTGCGGCGACGTGGACAAAGAAATCCGCGGCGGCTGGTGTGGAGACCTGCTGAGCCGCGTGATGGGTAGCGGACCCCTCGGAAGTGCCTGGATCACGGTGCAGGCACACCGCAACGTCATTGCGGTCGCATCGCTGCGTGAATTTGCCTGCGTCATCTTTGCGGAGGGAGTAAAGCCTGATGAGGCTCTGGTCAATCTGGCCAAACAGGAACATGTGACGCTGATCGTCAGTCCGCTGTCCATCTATGAGACGGCGAAAGCCATGGCCGCTCTCGGGATCTGA